GGTGGGCATCAAGATGGACGCCGACAGCCGTGAGCTACTCACCTGGTCCCTCGTGAAGATCGCCGACGCCGGCGATCGCGTCTTCGCCCTCCACGTCCTCCCCTCCACCCCTTCCGGTACCACTCGCTGCTCCGATTGGTTCTCTTCATGGCTTCTCCTGCTCCTTCTGACCACCTCACTGCTGTAGACTCGTCGGATGCGTCCCTTGGCTGCTCTTCCCTGCTGTCCATCGTCAAAGCGTTCGAAGCCATGCTCGCCGTCTACGAGGGATTCTGCAACCTGAAACAGGTCGCCTTCTGCTGCTCCTTCTCACGATCGATCCTTTCTCTGGTGCATCTTCTTCCTGATGAATCACATCGTGGCGGTGCTAGATAGGTTGATTTGAAGATGAAGATAGCCCGAGGCTCCTCCATCCGCAAGGTCTTGGTCAGCGAAGCCATCGCCTACGGAGCCAGCAGCCTGGTTGTGGGCGTAGCCAAGAACAGTCACGGCATCGGGTAATCTGCCTCTTTGTTCTGCTCCTCCCATTTGTTTCATCCTCGTTTACACACGCAATCGATTCGGTTAGGTACTCATCCACCTCGATCGCGAAGTACTGTGCGAGGAATCTGCCTCGAGCTTGCTCGGTGTTCGCGGTGAGCAACGGCAAGACTCTCTTCAAACGAGAAGCCGTGCCGGCTTCTCAGCCCTTAGGTTGGTTCGATTCTCGAAACAATCGGGTGGCCTGTGCTCAATTTTGTGTTGATCTCCCGATGAAGTTAAATCAAATTGCGTTTCCATCGATTACAGCCCAAAACAGAGCCAAGAATGCGGCGGCTGCGTTGTCTGCAGGCCAACAAGCCTTAACCAGAAGCTACACAAAGCTCCTGAACAGAAGACCTGTGAAGTCGGCAGTGGCGAAGGGGCAACGACCAGGAACAACAGCCAACACTTCGAGTTCGTCGCCTCGATGCTTGtctaatctaaagagaagcaaatcagATTGCGACAATCATATCAGGAAAGACAGGGGTTCTCTTCAGAGAAATCAATCCGTGGCCTTGGTTCCTGCAAAGAAACCTGAGGCTCCTGCCAGTCGCATTTGTCTTCTCTCTGCGGACTCGTCGGAAGTGAGACCCGGTTGGCCACTTCTCAGAAAAGCCATGCTATCCAACAGGCGAACTGCTTCAGCTGATGGATCGTCGGTGGTTCAGTGGGCGATGCGGCTGCCGAGCCGGTTCTCAGCGACTTCCGCAGTTCATCCTGACCACCGGCCTGTGAATTCTGATGCAAGAGCCTATCACAGACGCGACGCAGAAAGCGGCGCAGTAGTTCCTGCAGAAGACACTTCTTCGCCTCTCCTTCACAAGGAAGAACACAAGATTCCAAAGGAACTGGAACATCTTCGTGAGAAGTACTCATCGATTTGCAGATTGTTCAGCTACAAGGAACTCTGTCGCATGACGTCCGACTTCTCACCAGGTTCAGTTCCACCCTTCTTTGGTCATCTCTCTGTTAATGTTGTCATCCTTTGACCTGATTGCTGATATAACACACACTACAGAGCAACTGATAGGTAAGGGAGGCAGCAGCCGTGTTTACAAGGGCTGTCTTCCTGATGGCAAGGAATTGGCAGTGAAGATTCTGAAGCACTCTGAAGATGTAATGAATGAATTCATATCAGAAATTGAGATCATCACAGCCTTGCATCACAAGAACATCATTTCACTGTTTGGATTCTGCTTCGAGAACAAAGACCTTGTGTTGGTCTATGATTTCCTGTCAAGAGGCAGCTTAGAGGACAACCTTCATGGTAGGTTTACATCCATTACCAGTTCAATTTGCAGGGTATTGCCACTGTGTCTTGAACTCGGAATCATTGATCGATATCAGGTGAGAGTTCCAACAAGCATACTTCGAGTTGGGCTGAGAGGTTCAAGGTGGCAGTGGGCACTGCCAAGGCACTGGATTACCTGCACGGTGGTGCCGGCAATATGCAGCCCGTGATCCACCGAGATGTGAAGTCCTCCAACATCCTCCTTTCTGAAGACTTCGAACCGCAGGTATCCTGCTCTTCTATGTTTCAATCCCATATTGAGATATGTATGGGTGATTGTTCAGTGTTGTTTTGTTGTCTCACCATCCTGCAGTTGGCTGATTTCGGCCTGGCGAAATGGGCATCAGCTTCAGCATCACAACTGATATGCAATGATGTTGCAGGAACATTTGGGTTAGTCATGGATGAAGATTTCTCATGAGATTTCTTTAGGCATCTGATCAGCTAACAAGTAGGAACTGTTTGTGTGCAGGTATTTGGCTCCAGAATACTTCATGTATGGAAAAGTCAACGAAAAGATCGATGTCTATGCGTTTGGGGTGGTGCTTCTTGAGCTCATTTCGGGAAGGAAGCCTGTCACCACAGGGTGCTCCAAGGGCCCGGAGAGCTTGGTTATGTGGGTATGCCCTCTAATCTTTAAGCGATCATGGATTTAACTAGCTTTGTCCCAGTTGTGTGGCATCCAATACATGAACCATAGGAGGATCTTACAATGTAGTGAATTGGAGATGTCTCACATTCTATCTTCTACAAAATCCTATGGCTCCATTCATACCAGCGCTAACGGACTGGATGCCGttagttctaggatgggtgacccctcaaAGGTTCTTGTGTTGCACCCATTCTAAGTATAAAGACCTTATAGAAACATAAACAAGAATATGGTACCTTGATTGCAGGCAACACGAATTCTTCAAGCTggagaagtcaaggagcttgtggATCCATGTTTAGGAACTTGCTATGACAAAGCTGAGTTGGAGCGGATGATGCTTGCTGCTTCCCTTTGCATCAAACGAGCCCCTCGTTCTCGACCCCAAATAGCACTTGTAAGACCTCATGATCCGGTTTTACCGATCGAGACATCTTGTGCTTATGTTGCAACAACAGGGATTCAAATGCTGTTTGACTCAGGTGTTGAGGCTGCTGCAAGGTGACAATGATGATGTGCTGCGGTGGGCGAGATCACAGGTCAGCACTTCAGAGGAGTTGGAGGGATTGGACGATGAAGCAGCCGTGTTCCAAAGTAACAGCAACATCCAGTCTCATATTAATCTTGCGCTGCAGGATATAGACGATGATTCGATGTCGATCAGCAGCACAGAGCGACCGAACATGTCCTGGGAGGAGTATCTACAGGGGAGATGGAGTCGCTCCTCGAGCTTTGATTGATTGGCTGGTTGATGATTGATCCCATTCTATCCTCTAATTTGATGTTCTTGTTGGATTATAGGGAAAGGGATTGGATGAGAGGTGATATACGTACCCTCCTCCTCCCATGTGTAATGTTCTGTATGGACCAGCTGCTTTCCTCAACCAAAGGATGAGGAACACATGCACAGTGTTCAGGGCTTACAGGGGCATTTACTGTTTCTACTGCTGCTGTAAATCTTCGAACTTTCTTTTGAACTCACGATTTGTGTCTGAAGAAGAGAATTAAACATACTGCATCAGTTCATCCTTCATCTGGGGTGAATGTTTCGTTGATGGATCCCTGGTTATACAAAAGATATTTAATGAGAGAACAGACTACAAAAGcttatatcaaaactacaataagagTAGCAGCTTGAACAAACATTTCAAAGAATGTGTGATGTAGAGGTGCTAAATTGCACAACTCAAACTCCTGCTGTTTATGAGACTTGGATGAAACAATCCGATGATCGACTGGAAACCCAAATCATCAAAAGCATGTAACTTGGATGAAACAACATCTTCAAATCTCCAATACAATACATGGCAAAAGATCATACATTTAGCAGAGCTGCAGAATAATAATGCTAATTGCAACCACGCAACTGGAGTTAATAAGATACTGCCCCTCAGATACATCTTGAAGCAACTGGAGTCCAAATCAGAAAGCAATCTGCTAGCAATCAAGGAGTAACGACTTACCTGTTGGTTTGAACAAAGTTCCCCACATGGGCAGGTTCTTCTGAGACATTCTTCGTTAAGCATCCAATTCAAATACTGATCACTGCAGCCCAAACTGGCATCTGAAGGACGCTTACGGTGGCAAAACCATTGTCTATTCAGAAATAACAAGTGAAAACTAATGTCAAGAgacaaagaatcaagaaaaactGGGATGAGCATCTAAAAGAATAGAAGAACCAGGATCATGTGATGTAGCTAGACAGCATAAgaactcaaaaagaaaaataaaaagaatacgaTTAATAGTGTTGACTGCAGAATTCATTGACATTGTAATCCATTCTAGCTCTATCTCACTTGGACATTCTACTATGAAAGCTCAAGGTTAAGTACAGATAACATATTTAAATCCTGCTCGTTGCCAAAAGCAGGGTCTGGTATTCTGGTTTAAGTGTTGACATAAAATATGCAAAGAAACTCTCAAACATCCCACAAAATGATGTTTCTAGTTGCACAACTATCATGCAAAGaactataatttttcttttttccactGAAGCATCCTTGAAACATGATTTTTTATCAACAGACAGGTAGCAAGCAATGAACGAATAGTAAAAAACATAGTTCTACAGAAAACAAATGGTAATATCACCTGAAACCTCATCAATTGTCTGACTTTTCCAATTGCGATTAAGATACAAGTTGGACTCGATACGTGTCCAAGGGGCTGGCTGTGCAGCTGCAAATTTAGCAAGGACATGCACCCAAAAAATTGTTACGTACAATCCAAGGACATGATTATGTGATTCACATTATATGAGAGCAAATGGGCTCAGAACTCCTTTACCAGCTAATTTCGAATTTGCAGTCTGGCAGAATTTGGTTTAGGTACATCATCACAAGAAGCATCTGAGATCTCCAATTCAGCATTGATCTCTGAGTTTGTCTTCTCTTGTGGTATTGAGCAGTCACCAAATGCCTTGTCTGAATTGTCCTTACAAGTCCTTAAAGTAGAGCAGAACAAAAATAGATTAAAGGCATGCTTGGGAGATGCAAAAGACGCTAATCAGAACCAAATACACATCAAAGAATGCAAAGAGTTCACAACAAAAGTAAGCTTCCAAGCTATCACTTTTTATTTATGTTGCAGTAAGCAAATAAACCATGGAGTAAGTCATGAATTAGCAATGTACTCAGAGAACCATGTTCTTGTCCATGTAAAGTGaaatcatgtaaaaaaaaaaagacaaatagaGAGCACTCATGGAGACCACATGCTTGTCCGCTAGCCATCAATCCTTAAGTTACTAAAACACATGCAGTGAACATTAAAGCTTGTAATTAATCCTTGTGACAATCTAAATACCTGCCAACTTATCCATTACATAGACATTTCATGCAAAAGCTTTTCTAAACGAATTTAGAGAGGATAAAACATTATGTTTTATATAAATACAAATATGAAAATGATGTCTGAAATCTTTTATCATCTACGGTTGGTTTCCTCAATAATACCTGCAAATGCAGTTGGTATGCAACGCCACTTATGATAGTCATCACAGAGAACCCGTGCTCACCTTTGTGGTAAAGATTGACCTTCCAAATCCACAAAGACTTTCCTTAGGTTCCAGCGCATTACCTACAGGTACCATAGCAAGCTTGAAAAAACTGTTTTGTCCAGCAATTACTGCATGTGTAGAGGCTAAGATCATAAGGGAGTTGCATGTGATACAATATCAAACAAATATTCACGTACTTGAGGctaagaaaaagaatcacttgaattttataacatttttgttCACTTGATTCAGTTAATGCTGACTTACAAGACCTCCCTGGAGAACCTCCACATGCTTCCTGGCCAGAATGAAGCCACTTGTGTTTTTCCTTCTTTCTGCACTATTCTGACTTTTGTGTGGTGTGGTTCTTTTGACCACAAGATTTCAGTCTCTGGTGTCTGGCAGAACCAGTTGGACTTGATTTATCTTTACCCACCATACCAACCCTTGTTTTGAAATTTATAGAAAGTTTATGCCCTTTAGTTTTTTAAGTCGTCAATGATCCACACTCTTCTGGTTGTATATTGTCTATATCCTGCTCAGTCAATGCCCAGGTTTCCAGGCCAAGATCTGCTTTCCCAGAATTTTCACTGGAGTCCAACTCTGCCATTCCAAATATGGTAGACTTGCCAGGAAAGGCCTTACTTCTATATCCTTTTCTGCTGGACCTTCTCTGGGAGTCTGAACACAAGACTCTTTACCTTAAAGCCATTATGTCTCTGCCTAACACACTTCAAAGGCTCCATAGTTGTGTTCTGAATCTCCGAATCATGCAACTTTTCCTTCATTACATGTTCTGATGAGGCATATGCTTTTTGGCTGGCCTTCCAATTTTATTTGTTATCAGTTTGCAGCTGCAGTAAATTTAAGGATGAAGCAGATTCGGGACTTATAATTAGCTTCAGAGTAATGTGAAAATTTAGCTTATATGTCACCTAAAACAGTCATTTCAGGAACAGTTGTACTCTGAATCAATCCAGAATACTGGATTGTCAAACTGCCAGCCTCAACAGGACTGACAACAACATCAACAACTGGATTATATACATCAGAATCGGGTGATGATTCTGGATCAAGTGAACGCCTGTCAGTGACTGTTTTCACAAAGGTTTTAGAACTGACACAAGATGAGACCCCAGGGTACTCGTCCAGCATGTTCGCAGAAGATGCATCTTGTGTTAAATAACTTTCCACATCCTTATCACCCTTCTGTCCATCCCATTGAAGAGACTTCTCACTGGAAGTGGGCACACATGTCAATGGTTTGCAATCAATTTCACCAGACTTACTCAGCAGGGCAACTCAAATTGGCCAGGACATCATTACCGAGTTCTATAGAATGATGTGAATCAACCACATTAGTAAACTTTGGATGCAGACATTTGATTCTTTAGGTGCATGGAATGAGATGAGAAAGAACATTGAGTTTCTGGTGATCTCGTATTCCTGTCTCCATGAACCATTTGTGTTTGCCTTCTAGCTCTACAACACTGACTAATCTTCAAAATTTTCTGAATCTGAGCACGATGAAAATCGGATGCTGCAGGCTCATTATTTTCCTTGACATGCATTACTAAGCTGCCAGTTTCCCCCCAAGCAGATTCCCATGTCATTCTGTCAAAGCAGCTTCTTTTCCTTCTGACTTTATTCATCTTATCAGTAATGTTTGAAAATGAAGTAATGACATCAGCTGCCTTATTATATTTACTCACACTATTCCTTTTTCTGGCTAAGCAATTAGGCCTCGTATCAGTTTGATTATTCCTTGAGGCAGCAGCTTGCTTTGGATTAGTTCGCCTTAAGACAATcaaaagaacagaacttgaatCGGCAATTCCTCCATCACTCACCTGAGCACAAGAATCATTTACATTGCTACAGCAAGTAGACACTGCACTAACAATATTTGTGAATTTTCTCTCGCAATCTGTTGCCAGCAAGGGGTCAGAAGCATGATCCACTTCAGCTCTAAATAAGGAAGATGATTGCAGATAGGAAGATCCTTCCACTGAGAAGCATGACATGACTTCCTTGAGTGAACCTCCACTTAGCCCTCTTGGTATGCATGATATCTGGCAACCATCTCTAACAACAGCCTGTTCACATGAGGGTTAATTTTTCTCTGAATGATCACAAACACCACCTTTCCGACATCTCATACAACTTGGAGTTAGCCCCTTACCATTTTCTGAATCAAATGGCTTATGTTTTTCACGATTGTCATTGTTTAAGCAAAGGATGTTATCTTTGCAAGCACTACTATCCATTTTCTCTAAATTTGAGAGGAGTGcattatcaaaattttcttccacCAATGTTCTTTCACAACACATAGAAGAACCCAAGGACTTTCCAGGAAGAGAAGAGTAAGACACATCCACTTCTTTGGTGGTTTTCTCATCAGTACTTATCAAGAGACAATTGGCAGTcaattcagaagaaacaagagggACACTCTCACATCTGTTGCAAACCTTATATTCATAAAAATGTCCAGTAGCATCCCTAACTTCTATAACAGTATGAATCCGCAAGTGGTTCTCAAAATCATCTCCTAAAGTTGACAACAGTGATGGGATGTAATTTCATTTGCTCTTCTTCATCAGCCATCTTGCAACACTGGATAAAATGTTTGTCTTCTAAGCCAACATGCCAACTTTTTTCGATGGTCCCAACAGAGCCCTTGCACATTTCCTCAGCCTCCTCCCTCTCCCCAACACTAAAAGAGGTACCATTGCCATCAAGATGTAAACAAGTTTTTTTCCAAAAATTCTCTAGCCCCTAACCCAGCATCCTCAACCCCCTTCCTCTCCCGGTTATTAGAAGTATCACATCATTATGAGAACAAGTTGCCTCCAAAAATTCTCTAGCACAGGTCCCTGCATCCTCAAACGTAGCAACTTCATCTTCAGCCATATCTGGTGTCTTAAAAAATGGTTCTTTCTGTAGGACAACATGTCCAGTCTCTTCCTGAGCAAGCACAAACTTGTCACAGCCTTTATCAACTGCCTTCATATCCGAAAGCTTTATTTCCAGAGTCAGCAAAAGTACCAATGTGGTAACACGATTTACAGAGAGGCAAGGCCACCTGCTCAATTATCCCAAAACCCACGCAAGTAACACTGGAATCTTCGGCTCCAACTGCCTTTGAGTTCTCAGTACAGATTCTTTGTTCCGGGGCAACATGATTACTCTCTCTCTCAGCATCAACAAAGTTCCCATTTTCTTCCTCCATTTCCTCTGTCTCCTTCACCAATACTTCATGCTAACTATCAACGTCCAAAAAAGAGTTGCTGTCATCCCAAGGACAAGAAACCCTATTAACATTTTCTAATCCCTGATCACCAGCATCAGCATCACCATCTACTAACATGCTGCCCTCGACACTGGAATTTTCTGCTGCAATTTCCTAtgaattctcaactgagactctTGGTTCTAAGACAAGATCATGACTATCTTTGGCAGCTACAACGACCCCTCGAGAGACTTCCCCCACTTCCCTAATCCCAACCAATACTTCATGCTCGTTTCCAACATCCAAAAAAGAGCTACTATCACATCACAGGAACAAGAACCTCCGCTCACCATTTCCAAAGTCTTACCACCTGCACCGGCATTGCCATCTATAAACACGCATCCTCACCATCAACAATTACATATCGACTCACCACAAGAATTCCTTCATCAATTCCTCCAGGTAGTCCATGCATGTC
The window above is part of the Musa acuminata AAA Group cultivar baxijiao chromosome BXJ2-6, Cavendish_Baxijiao_AAA, whole genome shotgun sequence genome. Proteins encoded here:
- the LOC135615431 gene encoding protein kinase STUNTED-like isoform X1; its protein translation is MQERGGRELQEKKKENEDEGGGKTVLVGIKMDADSRELLTWSLVKIADAGDRVFALHVLPSTPSDSSDASLGCSSLLSIVKAFEAMLAVYEGFCNLKQVDLKMKIARGSSIRKVLVSEAIAYGASSLVVGVAKNSHGIGYSSTSIAKYCARNLPRACSVFAVSNGKTLFKREAVPASQPLAQNRAKNAAAALSAGQQALTRSYTKLLNRRPVKSAVAKGQRPGTTANTSSSSPRCLSNLKRSKSDCDNHIRKDRGSLQRNQSVALVPAKKPEAPASRICLLSADSSEVRPGWPLLRKAMLSNRRTASADGSSVVQWAMRLPSRFSATSAVHPDHRPVNSDARAYHRRDAESGAVVPAEDTSSPLLHKEEHKIPKELEHLREKYSSICRLFSYKELCRMTSDFSPEQLIGKGGSSRVYKGCLPDGKELAVKILKHSEDVMNEFISEIEIITALHHKNIISLFGFCFENKDLVLVYDFLSRGSLEDNLHGESSNKHTSSWAERFKVAVGTAKALDYLHGGAGNMQPVIHRDVKSSNILLSEDFEPQLADFGLAKWASASASQLICNDVAGTFGYLAPEYFMYGKVNEKIDVYAFGVVLLELISGRKPVTTGCSKGPESLVMWATRILQAGEVKELVDPCLGTCYDKAELERMMLAASLCIKRAPRSRPQIALVLRLLQGDNDDVLRWARSQVSTSEELEGLDDEAAVFQSNSNIQSHINLALQDIDDDSMSISSTERPNMSWEEYLQGRWSRSSSFD
- the LOC135615432 gene encoding uncharacterized protein LOC135615432; its protein translation is MMHWPFSFSFFSSLFQGAGLPVKLSGYGVGMRGCYGDPDDMHGLPGGIDEGILVVMRWNLRKVFVDLEGQSLPQRTCKDNSDKAFGDCSIPQEKTNSEINAELEISDASCDDVPKPNSARLQIRN
- the LOC135615431 gene encoding protein kinase STUNTED-like isoform X2, producing MQERGGRELQEKKKENEDEGGGKTVLVGIKMDADSRELLTWSLVKIADAGDRVFALHVLPSTPSDSSDASLGCSSLLSIVKAFEAMLAVYEGFCNLKQVDLKMKIARGSSIRKVLVSEAIAYGASSLVVGVAKNSHGIGYSSTSIAKYCARNLPRACSVFAVSNGKTLFKREAVPASQPLAQNRAKNAAAALSAGQQALTRSYTKLLNRRPVKSAVAKGQRPGTTANTSSSSPRCLSNLKRSKSDCDNHIRKDRGSLQRNQSVALVPAKKPEAPASRICLLSADSSEVRPGWPLLRKAMLSNRRTASADGSSVVQWAMRLPSRFSATSAVHPDHRPVNSDARAYHRRDAESGAVVPAEDTSSPLLHKEEHKIPKELEHLREKYSSICRLFSYKELCRMTSDFSPEQLIGKGGSSRVYKGCLPDGKELAVKILKHSEDVMNEFISEIEIITALHHKNIISLFGFCFENKDLVLVYDFLSRGSLEDNLHGESSNKHTSSWAERFKVAVGTAKALDYLHGGAGNMQPVIHRDVKSSNILLSEDFEPQLADFGLAKWASASASQLICNDVAGTFGYLAPEYFMYGKVNEKIDVYAFGVVLLELISGRKPVTTGCSKGPESLVMWATRILQAGEVKELVDPCLGTCYDKAELERMMLAASLCIKRAPRSRPQIALVLRLLQGDNDDVLRWARSQDIDDDSMSISSTERPNMSWEEYLQGRWSRSSSFD